The Nitrosomonas cryotolerans ATCC 49181 genome includes a window with the following:
- a CDS encoding MotA/TolQ/ExbB proton channel family protein gives MFSSSSIGIMHNLVGYLLTPVIWILLLLSALAIVEIGMAFSERFKAIPAWVSSGDMIGLERLAMHRIERSDFLARIAPMLGLMGTLIPLGPGLAALGSGELSILTTAMSVAFDTTVLGLLVGIIGFVLGRVRRRWYDEALRCMEAQNACGGIHG, from the coding sequence ATGTTTAGCTCAAGTTCAATTGGCATTATGCACAATCTGGTTGGTTATTTATTGACGCCCGTGATTTGGATATTATTATTGCTCTCAGCGCTTGCAATAGTTGAAATTGGCATGGCATTTTCTGAACGTTTCAAAGCAATTCCTGCCTGGGTGTCCAGCGGCGATATGATCGGACTAGAGCGCTTAGCCATGCATCGTATCGAGCGCAGTGATTTTCTGGCGCGGATCGCACCCATGCTGGGATTAATGGGCACTCTGATACCGCTAGGTCCTGGATTAGCTGCCTTGGGATCAGGCGAATTAAGCATTCTGACAACAGCCATGAGTGTAGCTTTTGACACGACCGTCCTGGGGTTGTTGGTGGGTATTATCGGATTTGTGCTGGGCCGAGTTCGACGCCGTTGGTACGATGAAGCCTTGCGTTGTATGGAGGCTCAAAATGCTTGTGGTGGCATTCATGGCTAG
- a CDS encoding DUF1826 domain-containing protein: MQTYLTNNYLLNPVPPTQSTSVIGHAPEVLTQIYDTQVNMCILKRAIAPVVRTYVAYLQQEHVDFQLTRRVSVQSVIAVLMGSLPAHSMRVSFIEDVAMAIDMFSCLFELDQVGLRLLVLNKTMCPRFHTDKVPCRLVTTYAGKGTEWLDIDGIDRSSLETSKESIAEHDTIQRLSEGDIALLKGNGWEGSNGLGVIHRSPSLNDNETRLLLTLDFA, encoded by the coding sequence ATGCAAACATATCTAACGAATAATTATTTATTGAACCCAGTGCCGCCTACGCAAAGTACTTCTGTTATCGGTCATGCGCCTGAAGTGCTGACGCAGATCTATGATACACAGGTCAATATGTGCATTTTGAAACGCGCTATTGCGCCTGTCGTTAGAACGTATGTGGCGTATTTACAGCAAGAACATGTTGATTTCCAGTTGACGCGGCGGGTCAGTGTTCAGAGCGTGATTGCTGTGTTAATGGGATCATTGCCTGCGCATTCAATGCGCGTTAGCTTTATCGAAGATGTTGCAATGGCAATTGATATGTTTTCCTGTCTTTTCGAGCTTGATCAAGTAGGCTTACGGTTGCTGGTGTTAAATAAAACCATGTGTCCACGTTTTCATACAGATAAAGTGCCGTGCCGTTTGGTGACGACTTATGCAGGTAAAGGCACAGAATGGCTAGACATTGATGGAATAGATCGTTCATCGTTAGAAACCAGCAAAGAATCAATTGCTGAACACGATACTATTCAACGTTTAAGTGAAGGGGATATTGCCTTGCTCAAGGGGAATGGATGGGAAGGAAGTAATGGGTTGGGTGTTATTCATCGCTCGCCATCTCTTAATGACAATGAAACACGGTTACTGCTTACTCTCGATTTTGCTTAA
- a CDS encoding DUF2149 domain-containing protein translates to MARRWQHDRFNSGDEEPLGPMANLLDLMLVFACGLIATLIAMSSQLEEHFQTSQKTAGQSNTQVIKTGSELPKLPTEAQGGTDGLESVGQVYRDLKTGKLILIGK, encoded by the coding sequence ATGGCTAGGCGCTGGCAACACGACCGTTTTAATTCAGGTGATGAGGAGCCACTTGGACCGATGGCCAATTTACTGGATTTGATGCTGGTATTTGCCTGCGGACTCATTGCCACTTTGATAGCAATGAGCAGTCAGTTGGAAGAACACTTTCAAACATCGCAGAAAACGGCCGGCCAGTCCAATACCCAGGTGATTAAAACCGGTAGTGAGCTACCCAAATTACCTACTGAAGCTCAGGGCGGCACAGATGGGCTTGAATCAGTTGGGCAAGTTTATCGTGACCTTAAAACGGGCAAATTGATTCTGATCGGCAAATAG
- a CDS encoding Fur family transcriptional regulator, giving the protein MPADIDQIIKKSQEACASTGAKLTSKRKNVLTALLTSSIPLSAYEIVEKYKNQFNEALPVMSVYRMLDFLIQEKLVHKLETSGQYMICAHITCDHPHEMPQFLICDRCHTVKEIGIKKQIMSELERGIQSTGFTLSKKQLELHGFCEHCQNKPR; this is encoded by the coding sequence ATGCCAGCTGACATTGATCAGATCATTAAGAAATCGCAAGAAGCATGCGCATCGACGGGGGCTAAATTAACCAGCAAGCGAAAGAATGTGCTTACGGCGCTATTGACCTCATCGATTCCTCTTTCTGCCTATGAAATTGTCGAAAAATATAAAAACCAGTTTAATGAGGCACTACCGGTCATGTCGGTCTATCGCATGCTGGATTTCCTGATTCAGGAAAAGTTGGTTCACAAGCTTGAAACATCCGGCCAGTACATGATTTGCGCTCATATTACCTGCGATCACCCGCATGAAATGCCACAGTTTCTGATTTGCGATCGCTGTCATACAGTGAAAGAAATTGGCATCAAAAAGCAGATTATGTCCGAGCTGGAGCGCGGTATTCAGAGTACTGGCTTCACGTTGAGCAAAAAACAATTGGAATTGCATGGATTTTGTGAGCATTGCCAAAATAAACCTAGATAA
- the zigA gene encoding zinc metallochaperone GTPase ZigA gives MPTNLIQNTLVDRLPVTVLSGFLGAGKTTVLNHILNNQQGKRVAVIVNDMSEINIDASIIEQEISFNRSEEKLIEMSNGCICCTLREDLLVEVRKLAAEGKFDYLVIESTGISEPLPIAETFTFADEEGISLSDIARLDTMVTVVDAVNFLKDFEEARMLQETEESLGEGDERSVADLLTDQVEFSDVILINKIDLIMQQELTRLHGILSCLNTQAEIIAIKNGQVDLSKLLNTQKFNFEQAQQAPGWLKELRGEHIPETEEYGISSFVYTARKPFHPQKFYDFLHHEWPTGKLLRSKGYFWLATRPDCAGQWNQAGGIAGYSYSGMFWKAVPKKQWPTDKEYLASIAAKWIEPFGDKRQELVFIGQNLNQEAVCQWLDECLLTDAELLAGKEYWTTLEDPFPAWDDV, from the coding sequence ATGCCAACAAATCTGATTCAGAATACGCTCGTTGATCGTTTACCCGTGACTGTGTTGTCCGGTTTTCTAGGCGCGGGGAAAACAACTGTACTTAATCACATTCTTAATAATCAGCAAGGAAAACGAGTTGCGGTCATCGTGAATGATATGAGTGAGATCAATATCGATGCATCAATTATTGAGCAGGAAATTTCATTCAATCGTTCCGAAGAAAAACTGATTGAAATGAGTAATGGTTGTATTTGCTGTACTTTGCGCGAGGATCTACTGGTTGAAGTACGCAAACTTGCCGCCGAAGGAAAATTTGATTATCTGGTGATTGAATCTACCGGAATATCGGAGCCACTACCGATTGCAGAAACATTCACTTTTGCAGATGAGGAGGGCATCAGCTTATCAGATATTGCACGATTGGATACCATGGTAACTGTAGTTGATGCGGTCAATTTCCTTAAAGATTTTGAAGAAGCAAGAATGCTTCAGGAAACTGAGGAAAGCCTGGGAGAAGGCGATGAACGTAGCGTTGCAGATCTATTGACCGATCAAGTTGAATTTAGCGATGTCATTTTGATTAACAAGATAGATTTGATCATGCAGCAGGAGCTAACCCGGTTGCACGGTATTTTAAGCTGTCTCAATACGCAGGCAGAAATCATAGCGATTAAGAATGGTCAGGTTGATTTATCCAAGCTATTGAATACTCAAAAATTTAATTTTGAGCAAGCTCAGCAAGCACCTGGTTGGCTGAAGGAGTTACGTGGAGAACATATTCCGGAAACGGAAGAATATGGAATCAGCAGCTTTGTCTACACCGCAAGGAAACCATTTCACCCGCAGAAATTCTATGATTTTCTACACCATGAATGGCCGACAGGTAAATTACTTCGCTCGAAAGGGTATTTTTGGCTCGCGACCCGGCCAGATTGTGCAGGGCAGTGGAATCAGGCTGGTGGCATTGCAGGCTACAGCTATAGCGGTATGTTTTGGAAAGCTGTACCAAAAAAACAATGGCCTACCGATAAAGAATATTTGGCATCTATTGCAGCGAAGTGGATTGAACCATTTGGGGATAAGCGGCAGGAATTGGTTTTTATTGGCCAGAATCTTAACCAAGAAGCAGTCTGTCAATGGTTGGATGAATGTTTGTTGACCGATGCAGAACTGCTTGCTGGAAAGGAATACTGGACTACCTTGGAAGATCCTTTTCCTGCTTGGGATGATGTTTGA